The genomic window TCTTAGAAAAACTCGGTTCAATGTTCTGTCGGATGGAATTCTTTCTCTGGACTGAGCCACATATCTGAAATCGAATCCTTCAGACGAGACTCCGGGAGCGATCAGTGTGTTGGAATACTTCTTATCCGAGTTGAGTTGAGAAGAACGATTCAGAAGGTTCTGTACCTCCGTTTCTAATTCTTTCAGTTCTTTTCTAGAACTTTCTCTCAAACTAGAAAATCTTCTGAGTGCTTCCTTCCCGTAACGAATGGATTCCTCATAAGAACCTCGATCGAAGCTGCTTTTTTGATTCGTCAACTCACCTTGGAGTTGGTTCATATTTTCTTCCACTCGGATCGAATTGGATCTGTCCTTATAATTTCCCTCTATCAAGGCCCTTGATTGCTGCAAAGGACTTTGGGCTTCCATTCGCTCTTTCGCATAATCTTCATTAGGTGCATCTGCCTTTGACTTTTGGGCCATCGGTTTTGCCGGAGCCATTCGTTTGGATTCTTTCTTAGCTGTAGCAGCCGCACCTGCCATAGGAGAAGGAGCTACATCCCTACTATAAGCTTCCGCGGAAGGATAATATTCATTTGCCTGAGGAATGATCACTCTAGAGCTGATCCTTTGCTCTTTGTATTCAGGCAAATCGATATCTTGGTTCGGATTCGCTGTGGAAAATTCCAATCGAACGTTCTTCCAATCTTCTCCGGTCTCGTTCCGAACCAACGCATGCCAACCAAGCTCTGCTTCTTGCCCATTCTGCTGGAGTTCCAATGTATAACGAGGATACCAGATCGCACCTCTGATCAGATATTTATATTCGAAAGGAAAGGTGGTGGCGGAATCCGACTCCACATCGATCCTGATCTCTTTTCTTCTTAGAGTATCCCCCTCTGCGAGATGGGAAAGTTTGGTCGTTACGATATAGAATTCTTCTCGGATCCGATCCAATTCTTCTAATTTTGTTAAGCGAAGTCTTGTATTTCCTTCTACAAGATCCGCATAGGTCTTGCGAAATCCGGAGAAATTCTCGGAGTCGATCTTTTCGACCGCTCCTTGCTCTTCTCTGATCGTAGGTTTGATGGATTTTAGAGCGGTCTCCCAATCCAAAAGATCCTGCACTTCTCTTGATTTTGTAGATAATGAGAGAAGAAGAGCATCTTTTCTCTTTTCTAGTTCTTCTGCTTCCTGGGATTTCTTTCTACGAGAGGCCTTCTCCAAAACCCGTATCCCTTTGATCTTGAATTTCTTGTTCGGATCCGTAAAGGTCACTATGACACTCTTATCGAGGGAAGATATAGGCACTTCTCCCAATAATACCTCCGACGGACCCGCAGGAAGTTTAACCTCTGTTTGGCGGGTTACATAGACCAGGTCGGAATACAAGAGTACAGAATCGATCCTAGCGAAAGAAACCTGGATAGGATTCTTAGAACCCTTCTCTTCCTCCGTAACTGCGACCGGTGCGTCGCTTCTAGAAGGGTCCGAATCTTGGGCTTGGGAACCGAGTCCGGTTAAGAGAAAGACAAGCAGGAGAAAGAGAGAGCGATAGAACCGAGAAATCATAGGTTCTAAGTGGATACTCTCCCTAAAGAGTCTCGTCAATTTATTTTCTACATATAAAAAAGCGCCTCGGATCCAAGGCGCTTTCAGATAGAAACGGGACGATACGATTTAGGATCTAAACCGTTTTAGGAGAATATCCTTTGATACTAAAGAATCGTTTTTGAGAGAGCAAAAAACCTCCCAATACGCAGAAAGAGATCACAGCGATCTGCTGCATCAGTGTGGGAAGGTATTGCAAGGTCTGTAAAGGTAAGACCTTTAGCAATTTTTCCACATGAGTGAAATCGAATGGATACACATAGGTCAGCACTGCGATCGAAGCCAAACGGATCAGCTCGGAGATCATCCCGGAAGTCTTTAGCTCGAAGATGGCTCCTATATTCCAAAGAGTCCAGAGCACATAGAATCCCAAAACGAGCATCTCCAATAAGGGCAGCTCGCTTTTAAATTCAATATAGACCATTGCGGCTCCCAATCCAAAGAAGAATTGAATAATGCTATAAAGAGTGAGAGTGTACGGGATCTCCGTATTGAACTTTTTGTAATTCACTCTATCTATCTCCGGAGGGACCACAGACTCGCCAAGATCCGCAGGCTTCCAACCAGGAGGCATGATCCAGACTTTCAACTTATCCTTCCAATTTTTGGTCTTCCAAGAAAGGAGAAGAAGTTCTTCGAAATAATGGAACTGTGTCCAGATAGGACTCCAGGTCTGCATCGGCTTTACAACTCCAAAGATAGGCTCTTCCTCTTCTTCTTTAAAGGAACCGAACATTCTATCCCAGATCGCAAATGTTCCCGCATAATTCTTATCGATATATTTCGGATCCCTTCCGTGATGCACTCTGTGTTGAGAAGGAGTGTTAAAGACCCATTCGAAAATACTAAGCTTAGGGATCGCACGGGTATGAAGCCAGAATTGATACGCAAAATTGATCTGGATACAAAGAGCAAACATGACAGGAGGGAATCCCATCACCGCAAGCGGGAGGTAAAAAGGAAGAGAGAAGGTATTCTGCAGTACTCCCTGACGCAGAGCTACGGTAAAATTATAATCTTCGCTCTGGTGGTGAGCCACATGAGATGCCCAGAAGATATTGATCTCGTGTCCGAACCTATGATACCAATAATAAAAGAAATCCGCCAACACATAACAGAGCACCCAGGCGACCCAAGAGCCGTTTGAAAAATTAAAAATCCCAAACTTTGCATACACCCAAGCGTAGACGCTTAGTAAACCAAGAGTAATGAATACGGTGAACACTTGCATGAAGATCCCAGCGGACAGATTGTTCACGGAATCCTTGAATCTATAAAAAGGCTTGGATCCGATCAAGGACCACAACACTTCTACTGCGATTAACACGAAGAAAACGGGAGTGATTAACTCTATTATATTCTTTTCCATCTCTAAACCGTCTTCGAATCTCTCTATAGCGATCGATCGGTCAAGAAAAAGAATGGAGGCAGATGAATTTCTGCCTCACCCAAAGGGCTATTGAAAATAACGAACGTTATTTAATTAAGCCTAAATCGGAAAGGTTTAGAAGAATAAACTCACTGAAAAGTTGAAGGACCAAATATATCCGCCATAGCTGTAGCTTGGATTTCTTTCCGTAGGATTGTACTTGGTTACCCCCACACTGGACAATTGTTGGTTCATGATCGCAAAGTCAAAGATGACAGGATTCTTCAATCGATCCTTTAAGAATGCATAGTTTCTACCGCTGAATAGATAAGAGAAACCTACGCTATAGATGATGCGATCGTTATCCATCCAGTTATTCGCTCCATGATATACAGGAACCGGACTAGGCCTCTTGCCGATACCTGCTCTGAATTTCATAGAAGGACGAAACGCATACTCCGCTCCCAAACGATAGTTAGTAGTATCATGGAAGTTCAGAGGCTCTGAATATTTTTCTTTAATGCGAGATAACTGGTAAAGACTCCACTGCTCTCTATTGATATCGAAGTTGATCAGGATCTTTTGGAAGGGTCTGAATCCGATCCCATAAGAATACACTCTCGGGTTGTACTGATCCAAAAGAGCCAGATCGAAATCCAACTGAATTCCCAAAAGAGTGGTTTGCGCTCTGGCAGGGATTGGGTCCGCAGATAAGTATGTCTCTCTCTTGTACGAAACCCCCATATTCCATTTACCATATGTGAACTGAAGACCATAAGTAGGATTTACCATAGGTTTCAAAGTCAAGACCACTTGAGAGTTCGCTTGCACAGGATCCGGAGAGATAGGAACATCTTTTAAGAGGATTGCACCGGAACCTCCAGCTAACGCAGTCATACCGATACCGGCAAAAAGACGATCCTTCCAAAGTTCGACTCCCACTCCGGCCATAATGGTAGGACGTTCGTCACTCTTTCCCGACTGTAAATATCTAGGAACAGTCGGGTTCTGATCGTTCACCACCATCAAATTTCCAGTAGCAGGAAGAATCGCATTCAAACCGAAACGGATCGTTCTGCCAATATCAAAGATCTCGTTCAAGTTCATTGTAAAACCCAAACCGACAAAGCTATCGTCCGGGTTCTTGGTATTTTCGTTCCTAGGAGCGTTATTCTTCAGAGTAGGGTTTGCATAGGTTCCTAAAAAAGTAACCTCATGCGCGGGACGAGCGGGGCGAGGAAGCGGTTTGTAAGCGAACATCCCATCTTTGAGATTGAACCAAGCTCTTTTATACCAAGGCCCGGTTGTTCCTGGAGTATCCTGAGCATCGCTTGCAAGAATGGGACCTCCATCCTGAGGAATCGGGTTTCCCTTGTCGTCCTTAGGAGCATCCGGCCCGTTAGCCGCTGCTTCTTTTTCCTTATCTTTCAGATCTAAGTATGCATTGTATAGATCTGCTTCGTTTAATCTTCCTAATCCTGCAACGTTATAGAACACAGCAGAGGAATTGTTAACTGTAGCAGTTTGTGCGCCAGCCATCCCGGCCCCTGTGGGATGGGCGCCATATATATCCCCATAGCTTCCGGCAGTAAGTTCGGAAAAACTCACTCCCAGTATTCCCAATAGAAACGCGAAGGTCAGTCTCGCATGGGAGATAATTTTTTTACTTAATAGAATGTTTCGCATTGTCCCTTTCCTGATTGAACCAAGTCTTAGTTTAATTCTTAACAGTTAGAAATGGCTGATCTCTTTATTACACATCAGTTATTTTTTAAAAATTTTCCGTATCTTAGCCCAAAGGCCAAAATTGTCGAGTAAAAACGGAAAAAGAACCATTAGGTGATATTTAGCGAAATTTAATGAAATAAGTAGAATTTAATTAATAATATAGGTTTTTTGTAAAAGAATGAACGCTACATATATTTTTGCATCTATTCTTAAAATTGAAAAGAAACAGGGAATTTAAGGAGAAATCGGGCGGGAAGATCTAGTTCTCTCGAAGTAGATCGAGATAATGTCTGCATATCGGAGATATCCCAGATACTTCCCCTCTTCCTCGACAGCAATCTTATCCATTCCATTGTCCAAAAGGGTTTTGAAGGCAGCTGCAAGACTAGTAGAAACGGAGATCGGACGAATGGAAGTATCTGCCGCATCTCCCACGAGGACCAAGTTTTTGGTCAGGGCTCTGCCCTCGGAATAAAGCCGGATATTTCTAAGAGAGAGCATCCCGAAGTATTTTCCCTCTGGGTCTAGAACGACATAGTCGCTGGCATTGATCTTGATCGAATCTTCTTCCAAATGAGAAAGCAAAGAAGAAGAGCGGATCACCGCAATGTTTCGGAGCTTATCCGAAATATCCGAGATCCGGATCTCTTCTAAAAGATCCCGGTTCATATCCCAGTAATGAGCAGGGGATTGGAAGCGTGTTCCTTTTTGGCTCTTGTATAGATTCAACTTGTGAGAAAGAACAAAAGAGGTGATCGAAACGATCATCAATGGAGGAAGAAGATAATAGCTACCGATAATCTCACAGATCATCACCATTCCCGCAATCGGAGCGCTTGCGATTCCAGCGTAAAAAGCTCCCATTCCCACCAACACAAAGGAAGCGATAGAGACCTTGTATCCTAGGATCAATTTTGCCAGGGTTCCTACTGCGCCTCCTAGCATTCCCCCAATAAAGAGAGAAGGACCGAACATTCCCGCGGAGCCTCCTGTTCCGATCGTAAAGGAAGTGGTTACAATTTTCAAAAAAGCGAAAAGAAGAAAGCAGAGAACGATCAATATGTCCAGATCTACGCGCAAGCTATTTGCAAAAAATTGAATATGATCCGAGCCCGAATTACTTGCAACTCCTACACTTTGAAAGAAGGACCCGATCTTACTTTCGAAGTGATAGGTCCCTTCTAATATATCTTGTAAGAAGCCGGCACCTGTTCCCATGACTTCCGGTAAGAAATATCCGATGATCCCCACTGGAATTCCTCCGATGGCAGGTTTGATCCAGATCGGAAGGTGCCAAGTCTTGGACCAATTCTGGATGAATTGAAAGCTTCGGATAAGGAAGGCTCCACTCAGATAACAAACAATCCCTAGCATCAGATAGAATATGAGTTCCTTGTATGCTTCGAACCCGATCTCCGGGACCTTGTAAACCGCTCCGAACCCGTTCAGTGAAGAATAAACCAAGTATGCAGTCACGGAAGATATAATGCAAGGAACCAAGGAATCGCTTTCTATATCTTCTCTATACACCATTTCCACAGAGGTCAAAGCGCCTCCTAACGGTGCATGGAAGATCGCTCCCAGGCCTCCTGCGGTCCCGGCAAGCAACAGGGTCCTTCTGGCTCTCGCTCCCGCCTTGGTAAGATTTGCAACCAAGGAACCGAAGCCCGCGCCAATGAGAGAGATAGGCCCTTCTTTTCCTCCGCTTCCTCCCGAAGAAAGCGTAAAGATGGTCGCTATGGATTTGATCACTGGGACCTTAGGGTCCACTTTTCCTTCCTTATTATGAAAGGAATCGATGAGTGAATCCGTTCCTGTTCCCGAAGAATCGGGAGAGAATTTCCAGACAATCCATCCGGTGATCAATCCACCAATGATAGGTAAGAATAAAAGCGCCCATCTTCCGAGAAGAATAGACGATATAGGATTTAGAGAAACGTAATATTCCCCTCCGGAATGAGTTTCTTGTAAGCCCGCGATCGATGCCAAAGAAATATATTCGGCCCAAGCAAGCGCTCTGGAGAATAAAAAGGCACCAAGGCCGGATACGATCCCCGTGATCACACAGTAAAGAAACAAGGACCTTCGGCCCTTGATCCTTATATAAGAAGAAATAGAATTTTCTTCGGGTGCTAGTCTAGAAAAGAATCCTTTAAGCATAAGATCTATTCTTAGAAAGACTTAGTCGCCGAAATCTCCATGATCCGATTATGTGTATAGGTATCTTGGATACCGCCGATCAATCTATAGATCCTAGGAATGATCAATAGTCCCAAAAAGACCGGAGCTCCCGGAGAATCCAAAACGTTTCCGGAATGAGCTGGTTTATGCATATAGTTATCTAGGGCGCTGTTCTTTTCCATTGTGGTCGTAGCATAGTAATAGCCAAGCCCTGCGAGCAAAAGATCCAACATGATGTATCCGAACATTCCTTTTAAACGATCAGAACCACCATAGACAGGAGATCGATTCGCATTATAGTAAACGGAAGCAGCCGGTTGGATCAAAGCAAGAGCCCCGCTGTACAAATAGCTTTTATTATAAGGCTCTAATTTCCCGTCCGCATAATCTTCTAGATTCCTGGAACCTGTCCCGAAGCCTCCGGTAATTTCCTTCTTGGTCAATTCTTCCATGAGAAAATTACGAAATACTCTTTCGGCGCCCTTTTTAGGAGCCTCCACTCGAACGATACTCATCTTCTCTCGTTTTGCGAGACCCAGGACATACACATCGAGTACGAGAGGAGAATACCATTTAGTTACGTATCTATAAGTGAATCCTTTCGTATTCTTGTCGGAAATCACCCGATCAAAAGTAAGTCGATTCAAGGCAGAAATGATCCTGGTATCGTTCTCTCCGGGATCCCCCTCTAGTTCGAAAACTTCTCCTGCAAACAGAGAGGAGGAAAAGAAAAGAACGGAGGCGAAGATCGCGGAAAATTTTATACATCTATAATTCACTTTCATTAAGACACCCGATTTCCCAAGAAGAATGCTGCTAATAGCATAGAACTATTGTACGTAATATGAGCCGTGATCGGAACCCATATATTAGAAGTTTTTAAATAAGAAAGACCGAAAGAAAGACCCACGAATACAAGCAGGAAAGGTCCTATGATGGATCCTCCCGCGCTATAATGTACGATCCCGAAGACTACAGAAGTCAGGAACAATCCTATATTCGGCATATTCTTTTCCATAAAATGTTTAAGTAAGAATCCTCTAAAGAAAGTCTCTTCCAGGATTCCCGCACCGAAACTGATGGCAAGCATGGCCCAAGTCAAAAGTCTCCAATTTCCTTGCAGGTTCTGGGAAAGGATCAGTTCGAGATGATTCGATTGAGGTTTTCCTACGAAAAAAAAGATAAGTCCGCTAAACACATTCACAAAACAGAATGTGGCAAAGCCGGTCACTAATCCGGCAAGAAGTCCCCGAGCTCCCAAACTATCGCTGAAGTCGGCCACTTCTACATTTGCAATTTTTCGAATGAATAGATAAGCCGGGACCAGGAAGCAAAGTCCCCAGATGACCCTGTCTATGGAAAGAAACCAAGGCCTTTTGGTGATCACAAATTCGGTATAATCTCTCAGAGCTCTCTCCACAGAAGCGGGCTCTCCCCAGGCGATCGTCTGAGGAACAGTCTCCGAGACCTCTTTGGTCCTATAGAAACTCTGCTTTGGGGTCTTGAAGGAGAGAGCGGTCTCGATCTGTATCTTGGTGATCTCTTGGTACAGAAGCATTCCCAAGAAGAGTACAAAAACTTGGATCAGTCCAAGGACGAATATGTCTTTGCCTTTATTCGGCTTTTGGTCTTCGATTTCCAAATCCATTCCGGGGGCCCCTCCAATCATTTACCGGGGAATTTTTGCGTCATTGTTTTTTTAATTTCTGCCGAATAGAAGGATGATATGCCTTCTTCTGAAAGACATTCCTTTCGATTCGCGAAAGCCTCTCTTGTTTTCATTCTCTCATTCATTCTAGATGCGGAACTGCATGCGGTCTACGATCTAGTTCCTCTTCACAGCTTGGAATATTCAGACTCGAAGATCGTTCGGGTCCGAGAAGAAGTAAAATACAACCTGCAAGTATCCGTTTCCAATTTGGAGCAGAAGAATCTAATGCCTCTTAGGTTCCTGAGCTACAAGGTCGGAAAACAGGACACATTCTTTAAGATCATGGCCAGGACCGGAATGGATCTGGACACTCTCTCTTCCGTGAATCAGTTGGCTTCTCCCCAAGATATTTATCCCGGGATGGAATTATTGATCCCGAATATGCGCGGAGTATACGATTCCGAGGAAACCTCGTCGGACGATTCGAGTAGAAGAAAGGTCGCATCTCGCTTTCGCATTTCCCCCAAGTTCCTATACTATGATGACCAGAGAAAGTCTTGGTTCGTTCCAGGAAGAGGTCTTCCTAAGGAAGAGAAAAACTTTTTTTACGGTTTGGTTTTTTCGGATCCTTTAGCGGAAGAAGGTCGCATCAGTTCTAAGTACGGAAAAAGAAAGGACCCGTTTACTAAGAAGGACACCTTTCATGGCGGCATAGATCTCGCAGCAGAAGAAGGAACCCCAGTCTATGCTTCCGCAGATGGGATCGTTTCCTTTTCCGGAACCAAGGGTGGGTATGGGAGTTTGATCGTATTAAAGCATTCTCTGGGATATGAGACTAAGTACGGTCACCTAAGCAAATTAATGGTGGATCCGGGAACCAAGGTAAAGAAGGGACAGCTCATTGGAAAAGTTGGAATGACTGGAAGAGCTACCGGTTTTCATTTACATTTTGAAGTATTGCGAAATAGTTTGAGACAAAGACCCGTCTTTCACGGTCATGTCTGATGCTACGATTTCTTTATTCCCGCCATATATTGAGAGGAATTCTTTCTTTTCTATTTGTCGTATTTGTACTCGGCATTCTAGTACTAATCGGTTGGAATAAGACAAACCCGATTCCGTATTCTGTAAATTCCTCTATTCCTCAAGGCGAAAGAGATCTATTACTTTTTTCTAAACCAGTCAATGTGGACTCTCCCATCAAAGAGCCTTTCGGATTGGCTGTGGATACGAAAGGTTCCATTTATACGGGATCTTCCGATGGGAATATCTATCGGATCAAGACAGACGGAGACCCGGAGGTATTTGCTAAAACCTCTGGTCGTCCCTTGGGACTTGCATTTGACGGAAAGGGAAATTTAGTAGCCTGTGTTTCCGGACTCGGACTCGCATTCTATGATGCTGCCGGAAAGGAAAATGTTTTAGTACGAGAGGACTCACAAGGAACTCCATTACAAAATCTGTATGGTCTTGCCATAGCTGCCGATGGAACCGTTTATTTCACCGAAGTAAGTCGAAAGTTTTCGTATGAGGATTCCTATCTAGAAGAATTGGAGTCCCAAGCAAACGGAAGGATCTTATCGTATCATCCTCGCACCCAAGAAGTAGAGGTCATCTCGGATGGAGCGAATCACCCTACTGGGATCGGACTTTCCGCTTCTGGCACATTCTTGATCTACGCCGAAAAATACAGACATAGGATCTCTCGTCTTTGGTTAAAAGGAAAGGACGCAGGTAAGGATCAATTTTTGATCACGAACTTGCCGGGGAGTCCAGCCCTGATCAGCCTGGATGAAGAAAACCATTTTTGGATCGCTCTTTCTTCTCCCAGACATTTGGGAATGGATAAGATCCAAGATTATCCTTTGATCAAAAAAATGATCGCAGCATTGCCCTCAGTACTTCGCCCGCAAGAAGGAGAACTTGCATACGCATTATCCTTGAGCGAAGAAGGGGACGTACTTCTAGCGCTTGCAAATTATTCTACCGATGCTTTAGGATCCGTGACTTCTGTGCTGCAGTACGGGGGAGGATTGATCTTGGCGGGAAATTCTTCCGAAAAGGTCTGGAAGTGGAAATTCCAGACCCTGGAAATATTCTTCTGAAGAAGCGCTTCGAATAAAGCGCCTCTTCATTATAGAATTCTAAATTACATCGATCCGAGTAATTCTCTGAACTTATCCAAAGAATATCTTTCTACGAATTCTCCAAAGCTTTCGTTCGCCTTCCCGTCCTGTTTCCAAACGGAGAACGCTTTTTCAAGCTGCACCGGAATATCCGCAAAGGCTACTTTCTTAGCAACGTAATCGCCTACTTTGGTTCCTTCCGGATTTCCGCCAAAGAAGAGTGCATATTTTCCACCGGCCTGTTGGCCTACGATCCCGATCTCGGCGGAATATGGTCTTGCACAACCGTTCGGGCAACCGGTCATTCTTACGATAGGAGCTCTGTCGTTCAGACCCAATTTATCGATCACCGCTTGGATAGAATCCAACAGTTGAGGAAAAGTCCTTTCTGATTCGGTCAGTGCCAGCCCGCAGGTAGGAAGAGCAGGACAAGCCAAGGCCCTGTCGTACAAAGGCTTAGGAGAAGCAGGATCAATATTAAATTCTTTTAATTTAGCTTCTAATTTTGGACGGTCCTCTTTGCGGATGCCCATTAGCACTAAGTCTTGGTCTGCAGTGACCTGTACGTTCAAATTGAATTCGTCTATGATCTTTCTTAAGGCAGTCTTCAGCGGTTTGTCAGCGAAGTCCTTAATCCTTCCGGAAAGAGTATGGAACCCTAGAGCCAAGGTACCGTCCGCTCTCTCTGTCCAACCCAAGTACTTAGGAGTCTCCCATTTAGGAAGTTTGCGATCGGTATCGAATTTCGCTCCGGATCTACGTTCTACTTCGGAACGGAACCATTCTGCTCCCTTCTCCGCAAGAACGTATTTCAAACGAGCATGCTTGCGATTCGTTCTATCTCCGAAATCTCTATGAGAAGTCACGATCCCTTCCGCAACGGAGATCAGATCTTTTTCCGGGATCCAACCGAGCAGATCCGCCGCTCTAGGATAAGTCTCCGGTTTATTATGGGTCATTCCGAGTCCGCCACCTGCGAAAACAAAATAACCGTCTATCTTTCCGTTTGCATCCAGAGTCGCAGCAAATCCCATATCGTTGGTATAGATATCGACGGAGTTATCGCCTGCAAGAGTCACTGCGATCTTGAACTTTCTAGGAAGGTAAGTCTTTCCATAGATCGGATCCTCTACCTCTTTGTTTAATTGGGTCTCTCCCAACCAAAGCTCCGCATAGGCAGTACTCTTATATTTGAAATGATCGGAGATCAATTGAGCCACAGGATCTAATTGAGTAAGTTCTTTGGTTCCCCAAGGATTCAATGCTTGGGTAACGTTACGCACCACATCTCCGCAAGCTCCCATGGTGGATAGATTCACCTTATAGACCGCTTGCATGATCGGTTTCAGATCCTTAAGAAGAATAGTATGCATCTGAATGGACTGACGAGTAGTTAAACGGAGAGCTCCGCCTCCGAATTGGGTTGCAAGATCATCCCAAACTGCGTATTGCTCCGCTGTAAGCCTTCCACCAGGGATCCTGCCCCGGATCATGAAAGACGTAGGGTTTTCAATGAAGTCCCCGTTTTCGTCCTTTCGACGATCCCTGTCTTTTTGCTGGTACATCCCGTGGAATTTAATCAGCTGCTTGTCGTCTTCTTCGAATCCGTCCGCACCGGTCTCAATAGCTACACCGATCTTTCCTCTGAGTCCTTGAGAGGCCGTTTTTATATGTTCGACTTCGCTGAGTTCTTTTTGCTCTGACATTGATCTAATTCGTCCTTCTGTTAGCTTCTTATAACTTCTTGTTTAGCGAGAGATATTTTTCTTTAAATTCGTTCAGTAGAAATTTCAAGGCTGCCTTTCTCTGGTTAGCATCGCCTAATTTTTGTTTGCTGAGACTTCTAATATGTATTAGATCCTCTAAGTCTGCATCATGTTCCGGAGGAAGGATCTCTTCTAAGATCGTACGAACGCTTCCTGCGAGTCCTGCAAATTCACCTTGTGTGGAGACTGCTACTCGGATCGGCCCTCTATCAAAGTATGCGGAAGAATAAAAATCGCAATACGTCGGATCGTCGGCACAGTTGATCCAGATCCTTTTCTCTTTTGCATACTCCACCAACTTGCGATTCGTTTCTCTATCGTTTGTAGCGGAATAGATCAGATCGAATCCGTCCAGATCGGATACCTGGATCTCCTTTGTTTCGATCTTAGCCTTGGGAACTGCAGAAAGTAATTCTAATATTTCGGGTCTACACTCTTTTGCGATAACAGTCAGCTCGCAACCTGTGGGTACCAAGTGTTGGAGTTTTTCGAGGGCAACATTTCCCCCGCCTACGACCAGGACTTTCTTCTCATCTAGTTTTAAGAATACAGGAAGAAGTTTGTTCATGCTTCTTCTCCGAAGGATCCTTGTCCGTGCATAGGGAGGTCGGATCCTTCTTCCATTAAGTTGACTACCGGACCTATATAAATGATCCCTGGTCCGGGAGTTTGTTTGGAGATCCCCTCTTCTGCGATCTTTCCAAGACTCGTTACAGTCGTTCTTTGCGTCTGAAGACTCGCATTCTCCACTAACGCAACAGGGAGAAGGCGAGATGCTCCGTGTTCGATCAATCTACTTGCAATTTTTTGAATGGAAGAAGTTCCCAT from Leptospira langatensis includes these protein-coding regions:
- a CDS encoding peptidoglycan DD-metalloendopeptidase family protein, with protein sequence MPSSERHSFRFAKASLVFILSFILDAELHAVYDLVPLHSLEYSDSKIVRVREEVKYNLQVSVSNLEQKNLMPLRFLSYKVGKQDTFFKIMARTGMDLDTLSSVNQLASPQDIYPGMELLIPNMRGVYDSEETSSDDSSRRKVASRFRISPKFLYYDDQRKSWFVPGRGLPKEEKNFFYGLVFSDPLAEEGRISSKYGKRKDPFTKKDTFHGGIDLAAEEGTPVYASADGIVSFSGTKGGYGSLIVLKHSLGYETKYGHLSKLMVDPGTKVKKGQLIGKVGMTGRATGFHLHFEVLRNSLRQRPVFHGHV
- a CDS encoding SMP-30/gluconolactonase/LRE family protein; this translates as MLRFLYSRHILRGILSFLFVVFVLGILVLIGWNKTNPIPYSVNSSIPQGERDLLLFSKPVNVDSPIKEPFGLAVDTKGSIYTGSSDGNIYRIKTDGDPEVFAKTSGRPLGLAFDGKGNLVACVSGLGLAFYDAAGKENVLVREDSQGTPLQNLYGLAIAADGTVYFTEVSRKFSYEDSYLEELESQANGRILSYHPRTQEVEVISDGANHPTGIGLSASGTFLIYAEKYRHRISRLWLKGKDAGKDQFLITNLPGSPALISLDEENHFWIALSSPRHLGMDKIQDYPLIKKMIAALPSVLRPQEGELAYALSLSEEGDVLLALANYSTDALGSVTSVLQYGGGLILAGNSSEKVWKWKFQTLEIFF
- a CDS encoding NADPH-dependent assimilatory sulfite reductase hemoprotein subunit — translated: MSEQKELSEVEHIKTASQGLRGKIGVAIETGADGFEEDDKQLIKFHGMYQQKDRDRRKDENGDFIENPTSFMIRGRIPGGRLTAEQYAVWDDLATQFGGGALRLTTRQSIQMHTILLKDLKPIMQAVYKVNLSTMGACGDVVRNVTQALNPWGTKELTQLDPVAQLISDHFKYKSTAYAELWLGETQLNKEVEDPIYGKTYLPRKFKIAVTLAGDNSVDIYTNDMGFAATLDANGKIDGYFVFAGGGLGMTHNKPETYPRAADLLGWIPEKDLISVAEGIVTSHRDFGDRTNRKHARLKYVLAEKGAEWFRSEVERRSGAKFDTDRKLPKWETPKYLGWTERADGTLALGFHTLSGRIKDFADKPLKTALRKIIDEFNLNVQVTADQDLVLMGIRKEDRPKLEAKLKEFNIDPASPKPLYDRALACPALPTCGLALTESERTFPQLLDSIQAVIDKLGLNDRAPIVRMTGCPNGCARPYSAEIGIVGQQAGGKYALFFGGNPEGTKVGDYVAKKVAFADIPVQLEKAFSVWKQDGKANESFGEFVERYSLDKFRELLGSM
- a CDS encoding precorrin-2 dehydrogenase/sirohydrochlorin ferrochelatase family protein, whose protein sequence is MNKLLPVFLKLDEKKVLVVGGGNVALEKLQHLVPTGCELTVIAKECRPEILELLSAVPKAKIETKEIQVSDLDGFDLIYSATNDRETNRKLVEYAKEKRIWINCADDPTYCDFYSSAYFDRGPIRVAVSTQGEFAGLAGSVRTILEEILPPEHDADLEDLIHIRSLSKQKLGDANQRKAALKFLLNEFKEKYLSLNKKL